One genomic region from Bradyrhizobium icense encodes:
- a CDS encoding 2-hydroxy-3-oxopropionate reductase — protein MIDIGFIGLGTMGRPMAGHLQAAGHRLFLHDVAPIAPELVAEGGVVCKSGKEVAEQADAVIIMVPDTPHVEAVLFGPGGVAEGLSKGQIVVDMSSISPLATKEFARKVEALGADYLDAPVSGGEVGAKAASLTIMVGGPERAFSAMKPVFDKMGKNVTLVGANGDGQTTKVANQIIVALTIEAVGEALLFASKAGADPALVRQALMGGFASSRILEVHGERMVKRNFEPGFRIELHQKDLNLALEGARALGLSLPSTALAQQLFSACTAHGGKAWDHSAMVRALEMMASHDIAKA, from the coding sequence ATGATCGATATCGGCTTTATCGGCCTCGGCACCATGGGGCGCCCGATGGCCGGCCATCTGCAGGCCGCTGGCCATCGCCTGTTCCTGCACGACGTCGCGCCGATTGCACCGGAGCTCGTTGCGGAGGGAGGTGTTGTCTGCAAATCCGGCAAGGAGGTCGCCGAGCAGGCCGACGCCGTCATCATCATGGTGCCAGATACGCCGCACGTGGAGGCGGTCTTGTTCGGGCCCGGCGGCGTCGCCGAGGGGCTCTCCAAGGGGCAGATCGTCGTCGACATGAGTTCGATCTCGCCGCTCGCCACCAAGGAGTTTGCAAGGAAGGTCGAGGCGCTCGGCGCCGATTATCTCGACGCACCGGTCTCCGGTGGCGAGGTGGGCGCCAAGGCGGCGAGTCTCACCATCATGGTCGGCGGACCGGAACGCGCGTTCAGCGCGATGAAGCCGGTGTTCGACAAGATGGGCAAGAACGTCACCCTGGTCGGCGCCAATGGCGACGGGCAGACGACAAAAGTCGCCAACCAGATAATCGTGGCGCTGACGATCGAGGCGGTGGGCGAGGCGCTGTTGTTTGCATCGAAGGCCGGCGCGGATCCGGCGCTGGTGCGCCAGGCGCTGATGGGCGGCTTTGCATCGTCGCGGATTCTCGAAGTGCATGGCGAGCGCATGGTGAAGCGCAATTTCGAGCCGGGCTTTCGTATCGAGCTGCACCAGAAGGATCTCAATCTGGCGCTGGAGGGCGCGCGTGCACTCGGCCTTTCCTTGCCGAGCACGGCTTTGGCTCAGCAATTGTTCAGCGCCTGCACCGCGCATGGCGGCAAGGCATGGGACCACTCAGCAATGGTGCGCGCGCTCGAAATGATGGCGAGCCACGACATCGCCAAAGCCTGA
- a CDS encoding DUF1236 domain-containing protein — translation MNNRLAVSLIAASLLTSGAAFAQSTTAQGAADGAAAGAEVGGPVGAIVGGTVGAALGAAVEIPNAVINSVPRDRSVVVRERVVVGEPLPPTVELRTVPRHTEYRYAVVNDRRVIVEPRTRRVVRILD, via the coding sequence ATGAATAATCGTTTGGCCGTTTCACTGATTGCGGCTTCGTTGCTGACCTCTGGCGCGGCATTCGCTCAATCGACGACCGCGCAAGGCGCGGCGGACGGCGCCGCCGCCGGCGCTGAAGTCGGTGGCCCGGTCGGCGCGATCGTCGGCGGCACGGTGGGTGCTGCACTCGGCGCGGCCGTGGAAATTCCGAACGCCGTGATCAATTCAGTCCCACGCGACCGTTCTGTCGTGGTTCGTGAGCGGGTGGTGGTGGGCGAGCCGTTGCCACCGACCGTCGAACTGCGCACGGTGCCGCGGCACACTGAATACCGCTATGCCGTGGTCAATGATCGCCGCGTGATCGTGGAGCCGCGCACACGCAGGGTCGTCAGGATCCTCGACT